A portion of the Candidatus Nanopelagicales bacterium genome contains these proteins:
- a CDS encoding ComEA family DNA-binding protein, protein MTNDREELRLQPLPRRRRLPDWSSVRGVVAMSVVAMGLAAWWWSQGRAEPNLTMTAQSVESASLASGQPSTTEPPPGPELLVTSPATPASTAQESATPTGAASATPGSQTGGVVVVDVRGAVRRPGLQRLPDGSRVADAIEAAGGLRPGRHFGPVNLAQILTDGQQVIVGRGWTPATSPASAPSTAASPSAVIDINRATATELEDLPGVGPVLAARIVEWRTANGPFRSVDDLLEVSGIGDATLASMRSKLSVG, encoded by the coding sequence GTGACAAACGACCGCGAAGAGCTTCGCCTTCAGCCACTACCACGCCGACGCCGACTGCCCGACTGGTCGTCGGTGCGCGGTGTCGTGGCGATGTCCGTAGTTGCCATGGGTCTGGCGGCTTGGTGGTGGAGCCAAGGCCGGGCAGAACCCAACCTCACGATGACGGCGCAGTCAGTCGAATCGGCTTCTCTGGCGTCAGGGCAACCGTCGACGACGGAGCCGCCGCCGGGACCGGAACTGCTGGTCACGTCGCCAGCTACTCCCGCCTCCACAGCGCAAGAGAGTGCCACGCCGACCGGGGCAGCCTCGGCGACTCCTGGCAGTCAGACGGGTGGCGTCGTCGTGGTCGACGTGCGGGGGGCGGTGCGGCGGCCAGGACTTCAACGTCTTCCGGATGGCTCCAGGGTCGCTGACGCGATCGAGGCGGCGGGTGGTCTGCGGCCCGGAAGGCACTTCGGACCGGTCAACCTTGCGCAGATCCTCACAGACGGGCAGCAGGTCATCGTCGGCCGCGGCTGGACGCCCGCGACGAGCCCGGCGTCGGCCCCATCCACGGCGGCGAGTCCAAGCGCCGTGATCGACATCAACCGTGCCACTGCGACTGAACTAGAAGACCTTCCTGGCGTCGGGCCTGTGCTGGCGGCCCGCATCGTCGAGTGGCGGACCGCGAACGGGCCGTTCCGGAGCGTGGATGACTTGCTTGAGGTGTCAGGGATAGGGGACGCCACGCTGGCGTCGATGAGGTCGAAACTGTCTGTCGGGTGA
- a CDS encoding hotdog fold thioesterase, which translates to MTESLPAPLPLPAAARRAGGPPDAEDSFPPIPQIQPGDSWPVDVVERLNQHHGELAERMGIRITEARPDGIRATMPVVGNRQPMGLLHGGASAVLAESIGSMLAALLAPEGRFPVGIELSCAHHRSATSGTVTAVAKPLVIGRTLATLMISLTDENDRPVCTARLTCLYRTPPG; encoded by the coding sequence GTGACGGAATCCCTCCCTGCGCCTCTCCCCCTCCCCGCCGCAGCGCGGCGGGCGGGGGGACCCCCAGACGCTGAAGACTCCTTCCCCCCTATCCCCCAGATTCAGCCCGGCGATAGCTGGCCTGTTGATGTCGTCGAGCGCCTGAATCAGCACCACGGCGAGCTGGCGGAACGCATGGGTATCCGCATAACGGAGGCCCGGCCCGATGGGATCCGGGCGACGATGCCCGTTGTGGGGAACCGGCAGCCGATGGGGCTTCTTCACGGCGGCGCGAGCGCTGTGCTGGCTGAATCAATCGGATCGATGCTGGCGGCGCTTCTTGCCCCCGAGGGCCGCTTCCCCGTCGGCATCGAACTGTCGTGCGCGCATCACCGATCGGCCACTTCCGGCACCGTGACCGCTGTGGCCAAACCGCTGGTGATCGGCCGCACTCTGGCGACCCTGATGATCTCCCTGACAGACGAGAACGACCGGCCGGTTTGCACGGCCCGGCTGACCTGCCTGTATCGAACTCCGCCGGGCTAG
- the polA gene encoding DNA polymerase I produces MKPRPRLLLVDGHSLAYRAFYALPTDKFGTSTGQPTNAVYGFTSMLISTLRDEQPTHVAVAFDVSRRTFRSSEYAEYKANRAESPQEFAGQVDFIREVLAAMGIKSIEREGFEADDVLATLARTAASQGMDVLILSGDRDVLQLVSDHVTVLYPRRGVSDLARMTPAAVREKYSVSPQTYCDLAAIVGETSDNLPGVPGVGPGYAAKWLGQFGSLAGILEHADELPGKKGEALREHAQQVLLNRRLNQLVDDLPLDESPDDLIRAPLDRGRIHEVFDALQFRVLRDRLFATLEADVARPEDSQTVDTEVIAPGHVAEWLRVNAEADLYGLAWSGQWGRGTGDLDALAIAAAAGPAAAAAGPAAAAAAGPAAAAGPSAGWCDLSFLTADDQEALKTWLADGSVRKAVHDAKGPLLALRARGWAMSGLVVDTALAAYLVLPGQRSFGLVDLAARFLQRDLATSEEVGGQMLLDAGGERDASRMGSLAKATGDLAIELTRMLQERGGSRLLAELEMPLQGVLVDMEATGIAVDVKRLVQLEREFADRMRQTEEQAHDLAGRPFNLGSPKQLQEILFGERGLPKTKRIKTGYTTDADALQSLFAKTEDPLLQELLIWRDVSRMRQTVAGLIPLADAAHRIHTTFNQTVAATGRLTSADPNLQNIPVRTPEGRRIRAAFVVGDGYETLLTADYAQIEMRIMAHVSGDQGLIDAFRAGEDLHTSVASQVFGCPADQVDPEMRRRIKAMSYGLAYGLSAYGLATQLGTSPEEAKSLMDTYFERFGAVRDYLHGVVEEARQTGFTETILGRRRYLPDLTSDNRMRREMAERMALNAPMQGSAADIIKVAMIDIHRELRDAGLGSRLLLQVHDELVVEVAPGECDVVLGLVKNRMEHAVELSVPISVHIGLGVDWDKAAH; encoded by the coding sequence ATGAAACCTAGGCCGCGACTGCTGCTCGTGGACGGCCACTCGTTGGCTTACCGCGCCTTCTACGCGTTGCCGACAGACAAGTTCGGCACAAGCACCGGCCAGCCAACCAACGCGGTGTACGGATTCACATCCATGCTGATCAGCACGCTGAGGGATGAGCAACCCACTCATGTGGCGGTGGCTTTCGACGTTTCGCGGCGCACATTCCGCAGTAGCGAGTACGCGGAGTACAAGGCGAACAGGGCGGAATCGCCACAGGAGTTCGCCGGGCAAGTGGACTTCATCAGGGAAGTCCTCGCTGCGATGGGGATCAAGTCGATCGAGCGCGAGGGCTTCGAGGCCGATGACGTGCTCGCGACGCTGGCCCGCACGGCCGCGAGTCAGGGCATGGATGTTCTGATCCTGTCCGGAGATCGCGACGTCTTGCAGCTGGTGTCAGACCACGTCACTGTCTTGTACCCTCGGCGCGGCGTCTCAGACCTGGCCAGGATGACACCGGCTGCGGTTCGCGAGAAGTACTCGGTGTCCCCACAGACGTACTGCGACCTGGCTGCGATCGTCGGGGAAACGTCAGACAATCTCCCCGGCGTCCCGGGGGTCGGGCCTGGATACGCTGCCAAGTGGTTAGGCCAGTTCGGTTCCTTGGCCGGAATCCTGGAACACGCCGATGAACTGCCAGGCAAGAAGGGCGAGGCCCTGCGGGAGCACGCCCAGCAGGTACTGCTGAACCGGCGCTTGAATCAACTCGTGGACGACCTTCCGCTGGATGAGTCGCCGGACGATCTGATCCGAGCGCCTCTGGACCGGGGGCGCATCCACGAGGTCTTCGACGCTCTCCAGTTCCGCGTGCTGCGCGACCGCCTGTTCGCGACCCTTGAGGCAGATGTCGCCCGGCCGGAAGACTCCCAGACGGTTGACACCGAGGTGATCGCGCCAGGCCACGTCGCGGAGTGGCTCAGGGTCAACGCTGAAGCGGATCTTTACGGTCTGGCTTGGTCTGGACAGTGGGGTCGCGGCACTGGCGACCTTGACGCCCTGGCCATCGCCGCTGCCGCGGGCCCTGCCGCCGCCGCTGCGGGCCCTGCCGCTGCCGCTGCCGCGGGCCCTGCCGCTGCCGCTGGCCCATCGGCCGGATGGTGCGATCTATCCTTCCTGACCGCCGATGATCAGGAGGCCCTCAAGACGTGGCTCGCTGATGGGAGCGTCCGCAAGGCCGTCCACGATGCGAAGGGTCCGCTGCTCGCTCTGCGCGCCCGGGGATGGGCCATGTCTGGCCTGGTCGTCGACACGGCACTCGCGGCCTATCTCGTGCTTCCCGGACAACGTTCCTTCGGCCTCGTCGACCTCGCGGCTCGCTTCCTTCAACGCGACCTGGCCACCAGCGAAGAAGTCGGCGGCCAGATGCTCCTTGACGCCGGCGGGGAACGCGACGCCTCGAGGATGGGCTCGCTCGCCAAGGCCACCGGTGACTTGGCGATTGAGCTGACGCGGATGCTTCAGGAGCGTGGGGGCAGCCGATTGCTGGCCGAGCTTGAGATGCCGCTGCAAGGAGTCCTGGTCGACATGGAGGCCACGGGTATCGCGGTGGACGTCAAGCGGCTCGTCCAACTGGAGCGGGAGTTCGCGGACCGGATGAGACAGACCGAGGAGCAGGCACACGATCTGGCCGGGCGGCCCTTCAACCTGGGAAGCCCAAAGCAGCTTCAGGAGATCCTGTTCGGTGAACGCGGCCTGCCGAAGACGAAGCGGATCAAGACCGGGTACACAACCGACGCGGACGCGTTGCAGTCCCTGTTCGCCAAGACCGAGGACCCGCTGCTCCAGGAGTTGTTGATCTGGCGGGATGTTAGCCGGATGCGGCAGACAGTCGCCGGGCTGATCCCGCTGGCTGATGCCGCCCATCGCATTCACACCACGTTCAACCAAACCGTGGCCGCGACCGGGCGCCTGACGAGCGCCGACCCCAACCTGCAGAACATCCCCGTCCGCACCCCCGAGGGACGGCGGATCCGAGCCGCGTTCGTCGTCGGCGATGGGTACGAGACCTTGTTGACAGCGGACTACGCACAGATCGAGATGCGGATAATGGCGCACGTTTCCGGGGACCAAGGCCTCATTGACGCGTTTCGCGCCGGAGAGGACTTGCACACGAGCGTCGCCTCGCAGGTTTTCGGCTGTCCCGCCGACCAGGTTGACCCCGAGATGCGCCGCCGGATCAAGGCGATGTCGTACGGGCTGGCCTATGGGCTGTCCGCGTACGGTCTCGCCACGCAGCTTGGCACTTCGCCAGAGGAAGCCAAGAGCCTCATGGACACGTACTTCGAGCGGTTCGGCGCGGTCAGGGATTACCTGCATGGCGTCGTGGAAGAAGCGCGCCAAACCGGCTTCACCGAAACGATCTTGGGGCGGCGGCGGTACTTGCCGGACCTGACCAGTGACAACCGAATGCGTCGTGAGATGGCCGAGCGCATGGCGTTGAACGCGCCCATGCAAGGCTCCGCCGCCGACATAATCAAAGTGGCCATGATCGACATCCACCGTGAGCTGCGAGACGCTGGACTTGGCAGCAGGCTGCTTCTGCAGGTCCACGACGAACTCGTTGTCGAAGTGGCGCCCGGTGAGTGCGACGTCGTGCTCGGCCTCGTCAAGAACCGTATGGAGCACGCGGTCGAGCTCTCAGTGCCAATCTCCGTCCACATCGGACTCGGCGTGGATTGGGACAAGGCAGCTCACTGA